The genomic window ACGGATACAAGAAGGCTTGCCCTTTCCGGAGCTGTGGTCCTTGAATCAACAGATGGTGTCAGTTCTCTGCTTCCTATGAAAGGAGTAAAAGAAGTCCAGAGGATACTTGGGTCTTTAAATCCAAATTCCATAGTTGATATACTTTATGATGATGCTCAGTTTTACTTCAAGGCGGAAAATGTTGAATTTACAGTAAGACGTGTAGAATCGCGGTTTCCTCCTTATGAAAAAATTCTTCCTAAAAGTAATACAACAAGTATTACTATTGATAGGGGTGATCTTATTTCCGCACTTGAGCGGGTGGATGTGATTGTAAGGGATTATAACCGTATGGTGATACTTGATATAATTACAGGCGAGAGTTTAGTAATGAGAGCCAAAGCTCCTGACTTTGGTCAGGCGGTTGAAGAGATAAATGCAGATATAACAGGAGAAACATTAAGAATGGCAGTAAATTCCAAGTTCTTTATGGAAGCACTTAAAGTAATGCGTGACTCTGATGTGAGACTTACATTTAACGGTCCATCCGGGCATATGGCAGTCAGGCATACAGATAGTGATAAATTTTTATGTCTTATTGCTCCGATTAATTTATCCGAAGAAGAAATGAAGATAGAAAAAACCGGGATAACTGATGGAGACGGGTTTTAGCAGAGTAAGGTTCAATAACTTTAAAAATCTGGAGCCCCGGGAGATGAAATGGTCCCCGGGGCTGAATTTGCTTACAGGAGTTAATGGCTCAGGCAAGACGAACATACTTGAAGGAATTAATATTATATCGGGATGGGGGCCTCTTGAAAGAGGTACCAGAACAAACTCTCTTCCGACATGGAACAGCGGTACCAGTGATGTACAGCTTACAGGACAGTTAAACAGCGAATATGGAGAGATAATCAAGGTAAAAATCTCCGGCAGATATTCCATTAAAATAGACGATAAGACGATAAAAGCCGCTGAACTCCGCTGTAAAATACCTGTACTCTCTTTTCTTCCAAACGACATGTCCATACTTGAGGATTCCGCATCTTACAGGCGTAGGCTCCTGGATATGATCCTTGCTCTTCTTATCCCCGCATATGCAGTAAGATTGTGTGATTATAGAAGGGGTATCCGCCAGAAGTCAATATTGCTCGGAAAGGGATACTCCGCCGCCATAGTAGATCGAGCTCTCGTGTCACTTGCTGCGTGGATATGGAGAATGAGAGA from Synergistaceae bacterium includes these protein-coding regions:
- the dnaN gene encoding DNA polymerase III subunit beta, whose product is MKLIINKKQFLQSWGLAERSTSSSSSMNILSSVLIKASFDEVSLQATDIRTSIICSASGVTVVEQGEAVFPIKMVSDLFKKAPGEEFTLSVIDGKVVLKAGRSKYNFSTYPVSEFPVLPSSGSAKLFCKISAKELTEVLEEGTLAASTGEEFPLYLSSANFQISNGILNIISTDTRRLALSGAVVLESTDGVSSLLPMKGVKEVQRILGSLNPNSIVDILYDDAQFYFKAENVEFTVRRVESRFPPYEKILPKSNTTSITIDRGDLISALERVDVIVRDYNRMVILDIITGESLVMRAKAPDFGQAVEEINADITGETLRMAVNSKFFMEALKVMRDSDVRLTFNGPSGHMAVRHTDSDKFLCLIAPINLSEEEMKIEKTGITDGDGF
- the recF gene encoding DNA replication and repair protein RecF (All proteins in this family for which functions are known are DNA-binding proteins that assist the filamentation of RecA onto DNA for the initiation of recombination or recombinational repair.), with protein sequence METGFSRVRFNNFKNLEPREMKWSPGLNLLTGVNGSGKTNILEGINIISGWGPLERGTRTNSLPTWNSGTSDVQLTGQLNSEYGEIIKVKISGRYSIKIDDKTIKAAELRCKIPVLSFLPNDMSILEDSASYRRRLLDMILALLIPAYAVRLCDYRRGIRQKSILLGKGYSAAIVDRALVSLAAWIWRMREEAVLLLSDCMEGLGELLPARIGLSLARGGAGFAEDTEEDYIKALQINRVKEAALRASVVGPHRDDLVITADGKSAAMSLSRGLRRRVAIALMLAASDGVRRKLGREPVLLLDEVTAELDAEGRKVLFEALTERKGQVFAATAEPFISGFPGKVYTVSEGRVISSNDDL